The nucleotide sequence CGGTACATTCGCGATTATGGTACGGCACAGTTTACTTGTATTCAAGCGAGGAAGGATCCACGTGATTCGTGGAGATGCTAGGATCTTTTAATTCTCCGGGAATGTGATTTCGCGGGGTGGCTGGTCCTTTTCGACCAACCACACGCTGCCGCTTTTGCCTGTGTTCAGAATGTGGATCAACGCCTTTGCCACGTGCTCCGCTCTGCAAAATATATCACATTGTAtcacatatttttttatgtaacatTTATCGTATCACATATTTTTGTAACTGACATTTATCGTGTGACATATTTTCATAAATGACATATATGTATAGTgtcacatatttttgtaagtgACGTATATTGTGTCACATATTTTCTTCAGGAAATCAATTCGCTTCTGAAgttcaacttcaaaatttatattgtgaATTGTATTGATTAAGTTGAACTTCAGTTGggctaaattattttcattgttaTTAAAAGCTAGCTGATAGACGTTTATATAATTTCAAGATATATCTTCCATGACAATAATAAAGTTCTCTAATCTTTGTATACTGTACTTTCTGTAAAACTTTATATAATAAGCATCTATTACTTGATCCATTATGTCTTTGATAACAGTGAAAATAATTAAGGTGTCCATTTTAAACGAGACTCTGTATACAacaaaaattttgcaacatCTAATTAAATCTTAAAATGTTTCCAAAGTAAAAGACATcttcatttcattaaaaaagtTACTTCATATATGTCAATATTTTTGACCTTTTTAAAGCATTAAAGTTCAAAAGTGTACAAACGTTACTTTGTAAGTTAACAATGTtaagtttcaaacttttatgaatattttgcaGTCtgttaaaatttatgttttgaGTAATTTAATCAATTAACAGTTTGTACCAGTGAGATGTGGGGTAAACATTGTTATTGATGTTATTTACCTCTGAGGAACTGAACTGGCTACGTCACTGCGCCAGGCGTCTTCGTATCTAGCCCACAGCAACTGTTTGGTTACGTTCCCCAGTAATTTGCTATCTGTCGCACTTGGGCACAATGCCATTACCTTCACTCCGGTTAAATCCACATGGTATTGATGCTACGGTAAACAATAACAGTGTCAGATAATTCCAAGTGTTTATCGCGTCTCATTTCGCAATTGATAATGAAAACAGCATTTACGAACGTAACCTACAAtttgaattttatcaaattatttatatagacTTTCTTCTGAGAAATGTATTCGAAAAATAGGATTAGAAAATTCTAGGTTTGTAGAAAAATAGATGGACATTTtttgtggctaataattgagaCACTATTaagagttttcaattttcttttaaaatatatttgttcataACGAAGTTGCATTATTATAGACACGTttgtattattatcacacaTATATTAACATTGTGTGCACAAattttatgactgttattattaaagtatatgcacatatttttttattatgttgTACTGTATATGTTGCTTTCAGTAATTGAtactttttgaaatatttttttttatgaaataataattttaataaaagcttTCCATTTTGTGAAAAGGGTCTTACCCCGAACGCCCTGGTGAAGTTAACAATCGCCGCCTTAGTGGCAGAATAAATTGGTACACTGGCATAAGGGTTGATGCTGACGTTGCTTCCAATATTAACCACGATTCCACCCTGGCCACCCTTGTCCGTCCCCATAAATCGCTGGGCAAGCAAAGTTCCACGGATCACACCGTTCTGTAACaacacaaaattgttcatttcacTATCAAcgaaaaaacaaaatgaaaaattcaaagtacaaaaataatagattattaaaaataatagataattatatcagctataatttgaaaattactcaCGACATTAATATCGACTTCCAGCTCCCAAAATCGATCGTTCATGATTCCAGCATTGTTGATTACGATGTCGATGTGACCAAACGTTGCCATCGTCGTTTGAAAAGATTCTATAAAAGCAATTTATCTGACTTGTGTTTGATTATTCGTTTTATGTAGTGTTACCTTCGAACTGTGAGTAGTCTGTGACGTCACATTGACAGAAGATTACTCGATCTTTTCCGTATTCCGCGGACAAAGTTTCTACTACCTTATCACCCTCATCTGCAATTATATCGCATATGGACACCTGTACACAAAGGAAATTATTATAGCGACAGTTTCGTTGGGATaactttacaatatttttatttataatagttggtgtaatacaaaaatttctttagggatgcatttcgttaattattataAGTTTATGGGTTTTAAGGTGTATTTTATAGAGAAGTTAATTAAGGTTATTTTATCTGGGAATTAACTTAGAAAATTTCAGGTGTTCTTACATTTGatgatgtttgaaaatttaatatttcagacttaataattttttagagtTCATGCAGGTTtcagaatatttaatattgcatATGTTTAGtcattttagtaatttaaagtaatttttcagatttaataatttcatcaaaTGGAACATCttacatttaacattttatctaACAATTAACAATGATATAAAATAAGATTTAATATCAAGGAACTAAATATGTTAAACGAAATAATTTGAAGAAACCGTATTGAGCGATCTAGCAGCAAGATCCGTAATCCGATCAAAGCCGtaattcattcaaaaacaataataaacgGTCTATCGAAGAAACCATTACTCTCGTTAGCGTGCAATTATTATTTCCGAGAAGTCGGTCAGAAATGGCGATAAAGCGTACTCTTCGATGGGGAGAGATCTAAATATAAGCCAGTTATTTCGAAGCACGAAGCGTTGGAACATTCATGGAGCGATATACTAAGTCAAGGTTATATCCTTAAGGAGCTTTTACGATTACGATTTTAACGTCCTTAGCACCTTTTTATACAATGGTGCCCCATAGGGTAAACTCTTATTAACATCACTTGATCAACGAGATAATTAAGTGAAAAATTCATCGAGTTAAATCGTTTTCTAAGATAAAGTTTTACTTACTTTAGCACCTTCTTTTAACAATTCTATGGCACACGCTTTGCCGATGCCAGAAGCGGCACCCGTCACCAGGGCAACTCGCCCTTTTACGTCCATCTTTGTTAGACCCTTATCAACTTCTTGTCTGCAAATGCAAAAACAATGTATTCGTAATGGAACAAGTAGACATAAATTTACAGTGGACCGTGTTATACTTTTTTCTCGTTCTACCTTCTTTACTATAACAAATAGAGTGTCAGTAAATTGTTTCTCAACAGATTTAATGCAGCAGTCAATTTATAGTTacttaaattataattcaaGCCTCTTTGCttattttttatctatttttataataagcaaggtataataattttattgtaaatgttcattcaatttcaaattataaaaagtataatatataataatgtataagaAAGTATAATAATGGAGCTTGAACAGCTGTAAACTAGTTGCTGTACAGTAAAAAATAAGTACTCTAATGAACAAATTAAACAGTAAcgtaatacaatttataaatgtttctattaattttcaataatattccaaattttatgGTGCTTCTATTTATTCGTACATGTGCTGTTTTCAATTTGATGATACAACTGTAAAACAGACTAAAAAAAGAACTTGAATTAtctacacaaaaataaaaaatgtaatagttTAGATTAACACCTCTGTCATAAATAAAAGTtgcaaaaattttgcaaacttgagaaaatcttaaatttcctcAAACTacacaaacataaaaatgtCTTCCAATGACTTACTTTTCAAACTCCCTGTATCATCAAATCGTAAACAGCCTATACTCAAAGATGCCACAAAAATGTTTTCtatttacaattaatttcctcgaTAACCAAAGCACTGAACGTGTCACATAAATTCGTCGACAAAATTCCGTATAGAATTAAAAATGGATGAAATGGTCCGACTTCGGTAGGCGAAAATTTAAACGACTTCCGGTCTGGTGGGACGTGTGATCGCTCGTGTGGGCAAAATCGAATTTCACCGTCTCGTTATAAGCATTTCGTAGTTGACTTGTCGGCGTCGAAGGGGATGCACGTCCGGGAATAAAAGCGACGATGCTCGACGCGACGCCGTGACTCACTGAATCCGCTTCGAAAACGACGTTTTACCGCACGCTTTGACCCCAGACTCCCGTCATACCGTGTCTACCAGGTTGTCTTTCACTAGGAACTCGTCGGAAACGCGATTTCCTATCGCTCGTTTTAGAAACGTGCCGAACTTTTCATAACGCGTTGCTTTTCAATGTGAAACATCTTTTGGCAATCTGATTAAAATAAATCGTAGATTTTCTTATCTTAGATTTGTCGTTTTATGTGGCTGGGATTGTTGAGATATCtctgaacaaatatttattggTGTAAAAGATACTTGTAGATGTTGATTTATATTTCATCCCTTATTTTTGGTTTAAAATTGTTATCATTGAAGTTTGAAGATTAGTATGTTCGTCAATTTATATCTTtttcaagttgaaattttgTGTAGCTACATTCTTATATGTTTTTACAAgtatttacaactttacaaatatttataccaCCCAAACATATATTCTTCgtaaacttttatttaaaatattgaagctTGCAATTATTTCAGATATCTCTGTAGtgtaataaacaattttacacTGAAAGTGATTAAATTAATACTTCATGATCTCAATAAGTGCTTTACAGATATCATATCTTCAATAAGCTTATCTTTCTTCGATAAGCACAATAGATTTACTTGATAAGATTTAGAAAATGATTTTCTAGACAAAATTCAATCGCACAAACTACTTTCATATACAATTTAAAGCTAAAATATCATAGCGATTGTAATATTTCTTACATACCGAACAATTTACCACGCATAAAATACAATGATCTTCTGTTTTCCTGTGAATCATAGATTTTATCTTCTTCGTGCAATTTACATTATGGAAATGTGTTCTGTTAATTACAGTATTAACTGAGGCCTTTTTATGACCATGAAGCACGGAAGTTTGTCGATATTACTAACGACCTGCCATGACccttgatttttcaatttttaagaacatttttatttataacaattaataGTCATTTATaagttacatttatttaaacaataagtGTATGTAAATTTGTTAGAATTTTTTCATATGTTTTTCATATATgtaaactttttaaaatttatttatgtgtttctcatatgtgaacattttttAGAAGTTATTCGTATGtatttcatatgtgtacattttttagaatttaattgtatgtacattatatgtgaacatttttttaaatttattcgtatgtgtttcatatgtgaatattttttaaaattcattcgtATGtgtttcatatgtgaacattttttaaaattcattcgtatgtatattatatatgaacatttttttaaatttattcacatgtgtttcatatgtgaacattttttaaaattcattcgtatgt is from Megachile rotundata isolate GNS110a chromosome 2, iyMegRotu1, whole genome shotgun sequence and encodes:
- the LOC100874649 gene encoding 15-hydroxyprostaglandin dehydrogenase [NAD(+)]-like, whose protein sequence is MDVKGRVALVTGAASGIGKACAIELLKEGAKVSICDIIADEGDKVVETLSAEYGKDRVIFCQCDVTDYSQFEESFQTTMATFGHIDIVINNAGIMNDRFWELEVDINVNGVIRGTLLAQRFMGTDKGGQGGIVVNIGSNVSINPYASVPIYSATKAAIVNFTRAFGHQYHVDLTGVKVMALCPSATDSKLLGNVTKQLLWARYEDAWRSDVASSVPQRAEHVAKALIHILNTGKSGSVWLVEKDQPPREITFPEN